A stretch of the Pangasianodon hypophthalmus isolate fPanHyp1 chromosome 28, fPanHyp1.pri, whole genome shotgun sequence genome encodes the following:
- the LOC113545771 gene encoding gamma-crystallin M2-like, translating into MGKVIFYEDRNFMGRSYECTGDFSDMHSYMSRCHSCRVESGCWMVYDRTNFMGNQYFMRRGEYADYMNMWGWGNNCIRSCRMIPMYRGSYRMRVYERDNFMGQMMDVMDDCDSFNDRYHWSNGCMSCHVMDGHWLMYEHPHYRGRMWYFRPGEYRNFRDYGGMRFMSMRRIMDSWY; encoded by the exons ATGGGCAAG GTTATCTTCTATGAGGACAGGAACTTCATGGGGCGCTCCTATGAGTGCACCGGTGATTTTTCCGATATGCACAGTTACATGAGCCGCTGCCACTCCTGCAGGGTGGAGAGCGGCTGCTGGATGGTCTACGACCGCACCAACTTCATGGGAAACCAGTATTTCATGAGGAGGGGCGAGTACGCTGACTACATGAACATGTGGGGCTGGGGCAACAACTGCATCAGGTCCTGCCGCATGATCCCCATG TACAGAGGATCCTACAGAATGAGGGTCTATGAGAGAGACAACTTCATGGGTCAGATGATGGATGTGATGGATGACTGTGATTCCTTCAATGATCGCTACCACTGGTCCAACGGCTGCATGTCCTGCCATGTGATGGACGGCCACTGGCTCATGTATGAGCATCCCCACTACAGAGGCAGGATGTGGTACTTCAGGCCTGGAGAGTACAGGAACTTCAGGGACTACGGTGGCATGAGGTTCATGAGCATGAGGCGTATCATGGACTCTTGGTATTAG
- the LOC113545758 gene encoding gamma-crystallin M2, with translation MTMGKVIFYEDRNFMGRSYECTGDCSDMHSYMSRCHSCRVESGCWMVYDRTNFMGNQYFMRRGEYADYMNMWGWGNNYIRSCRMIPMYRGSYRMRVYERDNFMGQMMEVTDDCDSFMDRYHWSNGCMSCHVMDGHWLMYEYPRYGGRMWYFRPGEYRSFRDYGGMRFMSMRRIMDSWY, from the exons ATGACCATGGGAAAG GTTATCTTCTATGAGGACAGGAACTTCATGGGGCGCTCCTATGAGTGCACTGGTGATTGTTCCGATATGCACAGTTACATGAGCCGCTGCCACTCCTGCAGGGTGGAGAGCGGCTGCTGGATGGTCTACGACCGCACCAACTTCATGGGAAACCAGTATTTCATGAGGAGGGGCGAGTACGCTGACTACATGAACATGTGGGGCTGGGGCAACAACTACATCAGGTCCTGCCGCATGATCCCCATG TACAGAGGATCCTATAGAATGAGGGTCTATGAGAGAGACAACTTCATGGGTCAGATGATGGAGGTGACGGATGACTGTGATTCCTTCATGGATCGCTACCACTGGTCCAACGGCTGCATGTCCTGCCATGTGATGGACGGCCACTGGCTCATGTACGAGTATCCCCGCTATGGTGGCAGGATGTGGTACTTCAGGCCTGGAGAGTACAGGAGCTTCAGGGACTACGGTGGCATGAGGTTCATGAGCATGAGGCGCATCATGGACTCctggtattaa
- the LOC113545774 gene encoding gamma-crystallin M2, which translates to MTMGRVIFYEDRNFMGRSYECTGDCSDMHSYMSRCHSCRVESGCWMVYDRTNFMGNQYFMRRGEYADYMNMWGWGNNCIKSCRMIPMYRGSYRMRVYERDNFMGQMMEMRDDCDSFMDRYHWSNGCMSCHVMDGHWLMYEHPHYRGRMWYFRPGEYRNFRDYGGMRFMSMRRIMDSWY; encoded by the exons ATGACCATGGGCAGG GTTATCTTCTATGAGGACAGGAACTTCATGGGGCGCTCCTATGAGTGCACCGGTGATTGTTCCGATATGCACAGTTACATGAGCCGCTGCCACTCCTGCAGGGTGGAGAGCGGCTGCTGGATGGTCTACGATCGCACCAACTTCATGGGAAACCAGTATTTCATGAGGAGGGGCGAGTACGCTGACTACATGAACATGTGGGGCTGGGGCAACAACTGCATCAAGTCCTGCCGCATGATCCCCATG TACAGAGGATCCTATAGAATGAGGGTCTATGAGAGAGACAACTTCATGGGTCAGATGATGGAGATGAGGGATGACTGTGATTCCTTCATGGATCGCTACCACTGGTCCAACGGCTGCATGTCCTGCCATGTGATGGACGGCCACTGGCTCATGTATGAGCATCCCCACTACAGAGGCAGGATGTGGTACTTCAGGCCTGGAGAGTACAGGAACTTCAGGGACTACGGTGGCATGAGGTTCATGAGCATGAGGCGCATCATGGACTCttggtattaa
- the LOC113545772 gene encoding gamma-crystallin M2-like, with amino-acid sequence MTMGKVIFYEDRNFMGRSYECTGDFSDMHSYMSRCHSCRVESGCWMVYDRTNFMGNQYFMRRGEYADYMNMWGWGNNCIRSCRMIPMYRGSYRMKVYERDNFMGQMMEVTDDCDSFMDRYHWSNGCMSCHVMDGHWLMYEHPHYRGRMWYFRPGEYRNFRDYGGMRFMSMRRIMDSWY; translated from the exons ATGACAATGGGAAAG GTTATCTTCTATGAGGACAGGAATTTCATGGGGCGCTCCTATGAGTGCACCGGTGATTTTTCCGATATGCACAGTTACATGAGCCGCTGCCACTCCTGCAGGGTGGAGAGCGGCTGCTGGATGGTCTACGATCGCACCAACTTCATGGGAAACCAGTATTTCATGAGGAGGGGCGAGTACGCTGACTACATGAACATGTGGGGCTGGGGCAACAACTGCATCAGGTCCTGCCGCATGATCCCCATG TACAGAGGATCCTACAGAATGAAGGTCTATGAGAGAGACAACTTCATGGGTCAGATGATGGAGGTGACGGATGACTGTGATTCCTTCATGGATCGCTACCACTGGTCCAACGGCTGCATGTCCTGCCATGTGATGGACGGCCACTGGCTCATGTATGAGCATCCCCACTACAGAGGCAGGATGTGGTACTTCAGGCCTGGAGAGTACAGGAACTTCAGGGACTACGGTGGCATGAGGTTCATGAGCATGAGGCGCATCATGGACTcttggtattaa